A window of the Cellvibrio sp. pealriver genome harbors these coding sequences:
- the iscR gene encoding Fe-S cluster assembly transcriptional regulator IscR, protein MRLTTKGRYAVTAMLDLALHSDQGPVSLADISQRQGISLSYLEQLFARLRHFKLVKSVRGPGGGYRLMASAAEVSVAQVVDAVSESLDATRCEGKGNCHEGEVCLTHHLWEDLSAQIHRFLSEITLADLVARNDIQAVSKRQDMRLVNTHSDETHIAVSEIL, encoded by the coding sequence ATGAGACTTACCACCAAAGGCCGTTATGCCGTTACCGCGATGCTGGATTTGGCGCTTCATAGCGACCAAGGGCCCGTCAGTCTGGCGGATATTTCCCAGCGTCAGGGTATTTCTTTGTCTTATCTTGAGCAGCTATTTGCGCGTTTGCGCCATTTCAAGCTGGTAAAGAGCGTGCGCGGCCCCGGTGGTGGATATCGTTTAATGGCCAGTGCCGCCGAGGTTTCTGTTGCGCAGGTAGTGGATGCAGTGAGTGAGTCGCTCGATGCAACCCGCTGTGAAGGCAAGGGCAACTGCCATGAAGGGGAGGTCTGCTTGACGCATCATTTATGGGAAGATCTCAGTGCGCAGATCCATCGGTTTTTAAGTGAAATTACGTTGGCTGATTTAGTGGCGCGCAACGATATACAAGCGGTTAGCAAGCGTCAGGACATGCGTCTCGTTAATACTCACAGCGATGAAACCCATATCGCTGTGAGTGAAATTCTCTAA
- the trmJ gene encoding tRNA (cytosine(32)/uridine(32)-2'-O)-methyltransferase TrmJ — protein MSEPSSESSSAQPFANIRIVLVNTSHPGNIGGTARAMKNMGLSRLYLVSPQDFPSDKAVWRSAGATDVLDNAVVVETLDEAIAGCGLVVGTSARERRIPWPLLDPRKCGESVWSEAANHEVAVVFGREDRGLTNEELYKCNYHVHIPANPDYSSLNLATAVQVICYEIRMAYLLASEGNTLPQFQWDMPPAEPNAMEMYYDHLEQTLVELDFLDRDNPKQTMTRLRRLYNRIRMDQMELNILRGVLTAMQNYIHYSGKVMRKIGKAPGLESMRELTKDDKPTGQ, from the coding sequence ATGTCAGAACCATCTTCAGAGTCTTCATCTGCCCAGCCTTTTGCCAATATCCGTATCGTTTTGGTGAATACCAGTCATCCCGGCAACATCGGCGGTACTGCGCGGGCGATGAAAAATATGGGGTTATCGCGATTGTATCTGGTGTCACCGCAGGATTTTCCGTCCGACAAAGCGGTATGGCGTTCGGCTGGTGCAACAGACGTGCTCGACAATGCGGTAGTGGTGGAAACGCTGGATGAGGCCATCGCCGGTTGTGGTTTGGTTGTCGGCACCAGCGCTCGCGAGCGCCGCATCCCATGGCCATTGCTTGACCCGCGCAAATGCGGTGAAAGTGTATGGTCTGAAGCGGCCAATCATGAGGTGGCGGTGGTGTTTGGACGTGAAGACCGCGGCCTGACCAATGAAGAGCTTTATAAATGCAATTATCACGTGCATATCCCAGCCAACCCTGATTACAGCTCACTTAATCTGGCGACAGCGGTGCAGGTGATTTGCTATGAAATCCGTATGGCCTATCTGCTTGCGTCTGAAGGTAATACCTTGCCGCAATTCCAGTGGGATATGCCTCCGGCTGAACCCAATGCCATGGAGATGTATTACGACCACCTTGAGCAGACATTGGTGGAGTTGGATTTTCTTGATCGTGACAACCCCAAGCAGACCATGACGCGTTTACGCCGCTTGTACAACCGCATCCGTATGGATCAGATGGAGCTGAATATCCTGCGTGGCGTCCTGACAGCGATGCAAAACTATATCCATTACAGCGGTAAAGTAATGCGCAAGATCGGCAAGGCTCCGGGCTTGGAATCCATGCGCGAGCTGACAAAAGACGATAAGCCAACAGGGCAATAG
- a CDS encoding inositol monophosphatase family protein, with protein MEPMINIALRAGRKAAELIERAFERVDLLTIETKSRNDFVTEVDKAAEKEIIYHLRKAYPDHSFRGEEGGSQPGKNSDYEWIIDPLDGTTNFIHGVPHFSISIACKYKGQIEHAVVIDPIKREEFTASRGRGAALNGRRLRVSNRRGLEGALIGTGIPFSGYALEHITPYLACVQEIAGQTSGIRRCGSAALDLAYVAAGRFDAFWEMNLNEWDIAGGILLVKEAGGLVSDFNGGADYLETGHIVCGSPKVFKPILQIVQKNLGHLK; from the coding sequence ATGGAACCCATGATTAACATCGCTTTGCGCGCTGGCCGCAAAGCTGCAGAATTAATTGAACGCGCATTTGAACGCGTTGACCTGCTCACCATCGAGACCAAAAGTCGCAATGACTTCGTCACCGAAGTGGACAAAGCGGCCGAAAAAGAAATCATTTATCACCTCCGCAAAGCCTATCCTGACCACAGTTTCCGTGGCGAAGAAGGCGGCTCCCAACCTGGCAAAAACTCTGATTACGAATGGATCATCGATCCACTCGACGGAACGACCAATTTCATCCATGGTGTTCCGCACTTCTCTATTTCGATTGCGTGCAAATACAAAGGCCAGATTGAACACGCCGTTGTGATTGACCCGATCAAACGCGAAGAATTTACCGCGAGCCGAGGCCGTGGTGCAGCGCTCAACGGCCGTCGTTTGCGCGTATCAAATCGTCGCGGCCTTGAAGGAGCACTGATCGGCACTGGTATTCCTTTCAGCGGTTATGCACTGGAACACATCACGCCCTACCTGGCATGCGTGCAGGAAATTGCAGGGCAGACCTCTGGCATCCGTCGCTGTGGTTCAGCAGCACTGGATCTGGCTTATGTAGCAGCGGGTCGCTTTGATGCATTTTGGGAAATGAATTTGAACGAGTGGGATATCGCAGGCGGGATTTTGCTGGTCAAAGAAGCCGGCGGATTAGTGAGTGATTTTAACGGTGGTGCAGATTATCTTGAAACAGGCCATATCGTATGTGGCTCGCCCAAGGTGTTTAAACCGATCCTGCAAATCGTGCAAAAAAATCTTGGCCATCTGAAATAA
- a CDS encoding TetR/AcrR family transcriptional regulator translates to MMNKCELILDATLHLLAHRGFHGFSIRDVAKESGVATGTVYLYFEDREDLIKQLHGQIIDRVARQVFAESTVEVDLFQQFRRMCLNFWSLFLQKPAIVLSKGQFDHLPPDVLRSRHEEARLVLEPLFTFFSRGREQKILKDLPDEILFSLGFEPYFEIARKTMQGIISIDEAMLEEIILASWDSISLQKTSREKTV, encoded by the coding sequence ATGATGAATAAATGCGAGCTCATTCTTGATGCGACTTTGCATTTACTGGCACATCGCGGTTTTCATGGATTTTCTATTCGCGATGTCGCCAAAGAATCCGGTGTGGCAACGGGAACAGTCTATTTGTACTTTGAAGACCGCGAAGATTTGATCAAGCAGCTTCATGGCCAAATTATTGATCGCGTTGCGCGTCAGGTATTTGCCGAGAGCACCGTGGAGGTTGATTTGTTTCAGCAATTCCGGCGTATGTGCTTAAACTTTTGGTCGCTCTTTTTGCAAAAGCCAGCCATTGTGTTAAGTAAGGGGCAATTCGATCACTTGCCTCCAGATGTACTGCGCAGTCGGCATGAGGAGGCGCGGCTTGTATTAGAGCCGCTATTCACCTTTTTTTCACGCGGGCGAGAACAAAAAATTCTCAAGGACTTGCCCGATGAAATTTTGTTTTCACTTGGCTTTGAGCCTTACTTTGAAATTGCGCGCAAAACCATGCAGGGAATCATCAGTATCGATGAGGCCATGTTGGAAGAAATTATCCTCGCCAGCTGGGATTCCATTTCACTACAAAAGACTTCACGAGAAAAGACAGTTTAG
- a CDS encoding efflux RND transporter permease subunit produces the protein MAKFFIDRPVFAWVISIIIMLAGLLSIAKLPIEQYPQVAPPSVSISANYPGASAQTVQDTVIQIIEQGLTGIDNVEYMSSNSESSGRGDVTLTFKAGTDPDIAQVQVQNKLQTAMPLLPQEVQQQGIRVTKSTAGFLMVAAFVSSDGRMDKYDIADYVAANVQDQLSRVNGVGQIQLFGSQYAMRIWLDANKLANYKLTTIDIVSAIRAQNAQIAAGELGGTPALPGQQINASIVVQTRLNTPEQFKNILLRVNQDGSQIRLGDVARVELGGENYQFETEYNNRPATGLAVTLASGANALDTADAVRKRIGELQTFFPQGLEVVYPYDTTPFVKLSIEAVVHTLIEAIVLVFLVMYLFLQNFRATLIPTIAVPVVLLGTFAVLQTFGFSINTLTMFAMVLAIGLLVDDAIVVVENVERVMAEEGLSPREATRKSMQQITGALIGIALVLSAVFVPMAFFGGSTGIIYRQFSITIVSAMVLSVIVALTLTPALCASMLKPVDADHYHKSGFFGWFNRTFNRATDKYQSGVKSMLGKTGRYMGIYIAIVIVLGLLFTRLPGSFLPDEDQGVFFTQMTLPVGATKERSIVVMDQIEKHYLENEQANVRSIFSVIGFSFSGRGQNNGIAFVGLHDWSDRTDESQHVQAIAGRAMGAFAKIKDAMVFPFVPPAITQLGTSTGFNMQLQDLGGVGHEALMNARNQFLGLAAQDQRLVGVRPNGQEDNPQFKLDVDQEKAAALGVSINDINSVFSTAWAASYVNDFIDKGRVKKVFVQGEAEYRMLPEDVKNWYVRNSSDEMVPFSAFTSGRWIYGSPRLERYNGVPSINIIGQGAPGVSSGDAMLAAEEIVAKLPAGIGFQWTGMSFQERESGNQAPMLYALSILIVFLCLAALYESWSVPFAVMLVVPLGVIGAVLFAMARGLSNDVYFQVGLLTTIGLAAKNAILIVEFAKSLYEQGADLIEATMEAVRMRLRPIIMTSLAFMLGVTPLVLSTGAGSGSQNAIGTGVFGGMFSATVLAIFFVPVFFVVVFRLAKRWFPSAPLPGESEK, from the coding sequence ATGGCCAAATTTTTTATTGATCGCCCGGTATTTGCCTGGGTTATTTCCATCATCATCATGCTTGCGGGCTTGTTGTCGATCGCCAAGTTGCCTATCGAGCAGTACCCACAGGTTGCACCGCCCTCTGTCAGTATCAGTGCAAACTATCCCGGCGCGTCTGCGCAAACGGTGCAAGATACGGTAATCCAAATTATCGAGCAGGGGCTTACAGGAATCGACAATGTGGAATACATGTCATCCAACAGTGAGTCCAGTGGCCGCGGTGATGTAACGCTGACATTTAAAGCGGGTACTGATCCGGATATTGCGCAAGTTCAGGTACAAAATAAATTGCAGACAGCAATGCCGTTGCTGCCGCAAGAAGTGCAGCAACAAGGTATTCGTGTGACTAAATCCACTGCCGGATTTTTGATGGTCGCTGCATTTGTATCATCTGACGGGCGTATGGATAAATACGATATTGCCGACTACGTTGCTGCTAATGTGCAAGACCAATTGAGTCGTGTGAATGGTGTCGGGCAAATCCAATTATTTGGATCGCAATATGCGATGCGCATTTGGTTGGATGCTAACAAACTTGCCAATTACAAACTCACGACAATTGATATTGTTTCTGCAATCCGTGCACAGAACGCACAAATTGCGGCAGGTGAATTGGGTGGAACACCGGCATTACCTGGCCAGCAAATTAATGCCAGCATTGTGGTACAAACCCGTTTAAATACGCCGGAGCAATTCAAAAACATTCTGCTGCGTGTCAATCAGGATGGCTCGCAAATTCGTTTAGGTGATGTTGCGCGTGTTGAGCTCGGTGGCGAGAACTATCAATTTGAAACGGAATACAACAATCGCCCGGCTACTGGTCTTGCGGTAACGCTTGCATCGGGTGCGAATGCATTGGATACAGCCGATGCTGTGCGTAAACGCATTGGTGAATTGCAAACATTTTTTCCGCAAGGGTTAGAAGTCGTTTATCCCTATGACACAACACCTTTTGTAAAACTCTCCATTGAAGCTGTAGTGCATACACTCATCGAAGCCATTGTGTTGGTGTTTTTGGTGATGTATCTGTTCTTGCAAAATTTCCGCGCGACACTGATTCCAACTATTGCGGTACCAGTGGTATTGCTGGGTACCTTTGCCGTATTGCAAACATTCGGATTCTCAATTAACACCTTAACGATGTTTGCGATGGTGCTTGCGATTGGTTTGTTGGTGGACGATGCGATTGTCGTTGTGGAAAACGTTGAGCGGGTGATGGCAGAAGAAGGGCTTTCACCGCGCGAAGCGACGCGAAAATCCATGCAGCAAATTACTGGTGCTTTGATCGGTATTGCATTGGTGCTTTCCGCTGTGTTTGTACCTATGGCGTTTTTTGGTGGATCAACGGGAATAATTTATCGCCAATTCTCGATCACAATCGTATCGGCAATGGTGTTATCAGTGATTGTTGCACTAACGCTCACGCCTGCACTGTGTGCGAGTATGTTAAAACCAGTGGATGCTGATCACTATCACAAAAGTGGATTCTTTGGTTGGTTCAACCGTACCTTCAACCGGGCGACCGACAAATACCAATCTGGTGTGAAATCCATGTTGGGTAAAACAGGGCGCTACATGGGGATTTATATCGCCATTGTGATTGTGCTGGGCTTGTTGTTCACGCGTTTGCCCGGATCATTTTTGCCCGATGAAGACCAGGGTGTATTTTTCACGCAAATGACCTTACCTGTCGGTGCTACTAAAGAGCGCTCTATTGTTGTCATGGACCAAATCGAAAAACATTATTTGGAAAATGAGCAGGCAAATGTGCGCTCTATTTTCTCGGTAATTGGTTTTAGTTTTAGCGGGCGAGGGCAAAACAACGGCATTGCGTTTGTAGGTCTGCATGATTGGAGCGATCGCACTGATGAATCGCAACATGTGCAGGCAATTGCCGGGCGTGCGATGGGCGCATTTGCAAAAATTAAAGACGCGATGGTATTTCCATTTGTACCACCGGCGATCACCCAGCTCGGCACATCAACCGGTTTTAATATGCAACTGCAAGATCTAGGCGGTGTTGGGCATGAAGCCTTAATGAATGCGCGCAATCAATTTTTAGGATTGGCTGCGCAAGATCAACGTCTGGTAGGCGTACGTCCTAATGGTCAGGAAGATAATCCGCAATTTAAATTGGATGTGGATCAGGAAAAGGCAGCGGCGTTGGGGGTGTCGATCAATGACATCAATAGTGTTTTTTCCACGGCGTGGGCAGCAAGTTATGTGAACGACTTTATCGATAAAGGCCGCGTTAAAAAAGTGTTTGTACAGGGTGAAGCGGAATATCGCATGTTGCCAGAAGACGTAAAAAATTGGTATGTGCGTAACAGCAGTGATGAGATGGTGCCATTTTCGGCATTCACATCAGGCCGTTGGATTTATGGTTCGCCGCGGCTTGAACGCTACAACGGTGTGCCTTCAATTAATATTATCGGGCAGGGCGCACCTGGTGTGAGCTCAGGCGATGCGATGCTTGCAGCAGAAGAAATTGTTGCGAAGTTACCAGCAGGCATTGGCTTTCAATGGACCGGTATGTCATTTCAGGAGCGTGAGTCCGGCAATCAGGCACCTATGCTGTATGCACTTTCAATTTTGATCGTATTTTTATGTTTAGCGGCGTTATATGAAAGTTGGTCGGTGCCGTTTGCGGTCATGTTGGTGGTGCCACTCGGGGTTATTGGTGCGGTACTGTTTGCGATGGCAAGAGGCTTGTCCAACGATGTGTATTTTCAGGTGGGCTTATTAACAACCATTGGTCTTGCAGCAAAAAATGCGATCCTGATCGTGGAGTTTGCAAAATCGCTTTACGAACAAGGTGCTGATTTGATTGAGGCCACCATGGAAGCAGTGCGTATGCGTTTGCGTCCGATCATCATGACATCGCTTGCATTTATGTTGGGCGTAACGCCTTTGGTGCTAAGCACCGGTGCAGGTTCGGGAAGCCAGAATGCAATTGGTACGGGTGTCTTTGGTGGAATGTTCTCGGCAACGGTGTTGGCTATTTTCTTTGTGCCAGTCTTTTTTGTTGTCGTGTTCCGTCTGGCAAAACGTTGGTTTCCATCGGCTCCGCTTCCAGGTGAGTCAGAAAAATGA
- a CDS encoding efflux RND transporter periplasmic adaptor subunit has protein sequence MRSLVGLGAICAIGVAGLALSACDNRNSTSAAASTVVEVGVVTLAVSDIPLEAELPGRTSAFRKAEVRPQVSGIIQKRLFEEGASIKAGEPLYQIDPATYEAAHNSAKAELARAQANLVAAAAKESRYKNLVAIKAISQQDYDDALANLGQSKANVAAATAAVESARINLKYTQVLAPISGVIGKSSVTEGALVNAGQADVLASILQLDPIYVDVSQSAEELLKLRRSALKGDINSSEVAKVRLILDDGSVYEHEGQLQFAEVGVNESTGTVTLRAKFPNPERLLLPGMFVRTQVDEGIYNNALLAPQRGIARDRSGNATALVLNKEGIVESRQLTTGRAVGDQWIVLDGLAVGDQVIVEGLQKVKPGAPAKAAAVSSAAAE, from the coding sequence ATGCGTTCATTAGTGGGGTTGGGAGCAATATGTGCGATTGGGGTTGCAGGCTTGGCCTTGTCCGCGTGCGATAACCGGAATTCAACGTCTGCGGCGGCATCTACCGTTGTCGAAGTCGGCGTAGTGACTCTGGCCGTCAGCGATATTCCCCTTGAAGCTGAGCTGCCGGGGCGCACATCCGCTTTTCGCAAGGCAGAAGTCCGGCCTCAAGTGAGTGGGATCATCCAAAAACGCTTATTTGAAGAAGGTGCCAGCATCAAAGCAGGCGAACCTTTATACCAAATTGATCCGGCAACCTATGAGGCTGCACACAACAGTGCCAAAGCTGAACTGGCTCGTGCCCAAGCTAATTTGGTGGCTGCCGCAGCCAAAGAATCGCGCTATAAAAATCTGGTGGCGATCAAAGCGATCAGTCAGCAGGATTACGACGATGCCTTGGCCAATTTAGGTCAATCCAAAGCGAATGTTGCCGCAGCGACAGCAGCGGTTGAATCGGCACGTATTAATCTGAAATACACCCAGGTGTTGGCTCCTATCAGTGGTGTTATAGGTAAATCATCCGTGACTGAAGGGGCGTTGGTGAATGCAGGTCAAGCGGACGTATTGGCCAGTATCCTCCAGCTTGATCCTATTTATGTCGATGTCTCCCAATCCGCTGAAGAATTGCTGAAATTGCGCCGCTCTGCGCTCAAGGGCGATATCAACAGCAGTGAAGTAGCCAAAGTGCGCCTGATATTGGATGACGGTTCGGTATATGAACATGAAGGCCAATTACAGTTTGCAGAAGTCGGTGTCAATGAATCTACAGGCACAGTAACCCTGCGTGCAAAATTTCCCAATCCTGAGCGCCTGTTATTGCCGGGCATGTTTGTGCGCACTCAGGTGGATGAGGGCATTTATAACAATGCATTACTGGCACCACAGCGCGGCATTGCGCGTGATCGTTCGGGCAATGCCACTGCCTTGGTGCTCAATAAAGAGGGGATTGTTGAATCGCGCCAATTAACGACAGGGCGTGCTGTTGGTGATCAATGGATAGTGCTGGATGGTCTGGCTGTAGGCGATCAGGTGATCGTAGAAGGTCTGCAAAAAGTAAAACCGGGTGCACCAGCAAAAGCGGCTGCCGTTAGCAGCGCAGCGGCGGAGTAA
- a CDS encoding PAS domain-containing protein translates to MIEHISFDPSLQQSDDIELLRETVGRFQRIFNGSGYGFWEWNLQTQHIEWSGGFWERLGYGPEDAENISDAAKVLTFMHPDDREFAIEAARQHLRTGKPLDVSYRIQTKNGSYIWTQVRADSLRDEQGRATIMSGVNFDITEIKKVEAALRESEARQVRIIQASSDGIWEWYADRGGFHFSHRCWELLGYDDLDDVLTEGEDRLKIWRKHIYPQDLAKFDNALVEHMAGRAPFDVEYRLISTHGEIRWIRGRGRAVFNEKGQPIMMSGSNMDITEVKRAEERVIQAKEQAEQANRAKSEFLSSMSHELRTPLNAILGYTQLFEYDGNLKSQQIDNVREIRKAGEHLLQLINDVLDLAKIESGSMTVSLEPVLVSRLIVECFTLVQPQADAKGIRLASSLAEFANTYVIADHVRFKQALLNLLSNAVKYNHVGGEVEVKLESQPGQQLRISVRDTGRGIPLQRQHEVFQPFNRLSAENTTIEGSGVGLVITKQLVEMMQGKLDFTSVEGIGTTFWIDFPMASEWNAETVMRSPSSKDYSPAVLQVKRRCKVLYVEDNPTNIRLLQQVFARYPQLDLEIAEEAFLGIYKARSQQPDLIILDINLPGMDGYEVLGVLKSDPTTSRIPVLGLSANAMPYDVERGRNSGFYDYLTKPVDIHHLIDAFNKLLRD, encoded by the coding sequence ATGATCGAGCACATTAGCTTTGACCCTTCGCTGCAACAGAGTGATGACATTGAGCTGTTGCGTGAAACTGTTGGCCGCTTCCAGCGTATTTTTAATGGTAGCGGATATGGTTTTTGGGAGTGGAACCTGCAAACCCAGCACATTGAGTGGTCGGGTGGTTTCTGGGAGCGCTTGGGATATGGCCCTGAGGATGCAGAAAATATCAGTGATGCGGCCAAAGTGCTGACGTTCATGCACCCGGATGACCGTGAGTTTGCGATCGAAGCGGCGCGCCAACACTTGCGGACGGGTAAACCGTTGGATGTGTCTTATCGCATCCAGACCAAAAATGGCAGTTATATCTGGACGCAAGTACGTGCTGATTCCCTACGCGATGAGCAAGGGCGTGCCACGATTATGTCCGGGGTCAATTTTGATATCACCGAGATTAAAAAGGTGGAGGCAGCACTCCGCGAAAGTGAAGCGCGTCAGGTGCGTATTATTCAGGCATCAAGTGATGGCATTTGGGAGTGGTATGCCGATCGCGGTGGTTTCCATTTTTCACACCGCTGCTGGGAACTGCTGGGTTACGATGACCTCGATGACGTGCTGACGGAGGGTGAGGATCGCCTCAAAATTTGGCGCAAACATATTTACCCTCAGGATCTGGCCAAGTTTGACAATGCATTGGTTGAACACATGGCAGGACGAGCTCCTTTTGATGTGGAGTACCGGCTCATCAGTACACATGGGGAAATTCGCTGGATTCGCGGCCGTGGACGTGCAGTATTCAATGAGAAAGGGCAGCCGATCATGATGTCGGGTAGCAATATGGATATCACTGAAGTTAAACGCGCGGAAGAGCGGGTTATTCAGGCAAAAGAACAAGCCGAACAGGCGAACCGTGCCAAGTCAGAGTTTTTATCGAGCATGAGCCATGAACTGCGTACACCGCTCAATGCCATTCTCGGTTACACCCAGCTGTTTGAATATGACGGTAATTTAAAGTCGCAGCAAATCGATAACGTGCGTGAAATCCGCAAAGCGGGCGAGCATCTTTTGCAGCTGATTAATGATGTATTAGATCTGGCAAAAATCGAATCAGGCAGTATGACAGTTTCGTTGGAGCCGGTTTTGGTATCGCGCTTGATTGTGGAATGTTTTACGTTGGTTCAACCGCAAGCGGACGCCAAAGGGATTCGCCTTGCGTCATCGCTCGCCGAATTTGCCAATACCTATGTGATTGCCGATCACGTGCGCTTCAAGCAGGCACTGCTGAATTTGCTCAGCAACGCGGTGAAATACAATCATGTTGGTGGTGAAGTAGAGGTGAAGTTGGAATCCCAGCCCGGGCAGCAATTGCGTATCAGTGTGCGTGATACCGGGCGCGGTATTCCGTTGCAACGCCAGCATGAGGTTTTCCAGCCATTTAATCGTCTGAGTGCTGAAAACACCACGATTGAAGGTTCCGGCGTTGGCTTGGTGATTACCAAGCAACTGGTGGAAATGATGCAAGGAAAACTCGACTTCACCAGTGTTGAAGGGATAGGCACTACCTTCTGGATTGATTTTCCCATGGCATCGGAATGGAATGCTGAAACCGTCATGCGCAGCCCATCCAGTAAGGACTACAGCCCCGCAGTGCTTCAGGTAAAACGTCGTTGTAAAGTCTTATATGTGGAAGACAATCCCACCAATATCCGCTTATTGCAGCAAGTATTTGCCCGTTATCCGCAACTGGATCTGGAGATTGCTGAAGAGGCTTTCTTGGGCATTTATAAAGCCCGTAGCCAGCAGCCTGACTTGATTATCCTTGATATCAATTTGCCAGGAATGGATGGTTATGAGGTGCTCGGGGTACTGAAAAGTGACCCAACCACCAGTCGTATTCCGGTTCTGGGGTTGTCGGCTAATGCTATGCCATACGATGTTGAGCGCGGTCGAAACTCGGGCTTCTATGACTACCTCACCAAGCCAGTTGATATTCATCATCTCATTGATGCATTTAATAAATTACTGCGTGATTAA